In a single window of the Myxococcus guangdongensis genome:
- a CDS encoding LVIVD repeat-containing protein has protein sequence MRRLFVLSSTLVLALGCGKDGDSKNKAECHLAAINLSSCQRSSLAALQPAGVWNVNVELNDGSGSAGALRLSGADGAKVLGFTVTEQQHTEDTYYLAADVVDSFQRTVRYAFAGCEATSATRMKGTFRRCVDGELDLQGTFEAARLQRKADEVEGSGVELVREVSLQDDSVKEPVVAKELTVVGGRAYLVLGKDGLAIYDVSVPSEPRKLYSGKPSSDVYNDLVVHGTLAYVASQKSGLVIYDVADPAKPVLLRSLTDPSVEVGALALNGNLLFAASPAPNGEVLIFDVTTPLQPKLLRRYFIEGAEPLNGEVPFDVVSVGNRLYVSNWTFGVSVSDITTPATPKLLGRFGGISSRSLAVGSVDERPVVFSGGEDWGAFVSVLDVGNPASVLQVGEFRVRPEVSVRAMALSGTRLYVAHYQDGLRVADVSNPGAPRQVAYFNTYRETDKDRGLTFFEGLNAIAVPGDGYIYATETSRGLLVFRETSSP, from the coding sequence ATGAGACGCCTCTTCGTACTGAGCAGCACGCTGGTCCTTGCCCTGGGTTGCGGCAAGGACGGGGACTCCAAGAACAAGGCGGAGTGTCACCTTGCCGCCATCAACCTGTCGTCCTGTCAGCGTTCAAGCCTCGCGGCCCTGCAACCCGCGGGTGTGTGGAACGTCAATGTCGAACTGAACGATGGATCGGGTTCCGCGGGTGCGCTGCGTCTATCGGGCGCGGACGGCGCGAAGGTGCTGGGCTTCACCGTGACGGAGCAGCAGCACACGGAGGACACGTACTACCTGGCCGCGGACGTGGTCGACTCGTTCCAGCGCACGGTGCGGTACGCCTTCGCGGGCTGTGAGGCGACCTCGGCGACCCGCATGAAGGGCACCTTCCGTCGCTGCGTGGACGGAGAGCTGGACCTGCAGGGCACGTTCGAGGCGGCGCGCCTGCAGCGCAAGGCGGATGAGGTCGAGGGCTCCGGGGTGGAGCTGGTGCGCGAGGTCTCCCTTCAAGATGACTCCGTCAAAGAGCCCGTGGTCGCCAAGGAGCTGACCGTGGTGGGCGGACGTGCCTACCTCGTGCTCGGCAAGGATGGCCTCGCCATCTACGACGTGAGCGTCCCGTCGGAGCCGCGGAAGCTCTACTCGGGCAAGCCGTCGAGCGATGTCTACAATGACCTGGTGGTGCACGGCACGCTGGCGTACGTGGCCAGCCAGAAGAGCGGTCTGGTCATCTACGACGTGGCGGATCCGGCGAAGCCCGTGCTGCTGCGTTCGTTGACGGATCCGTCGGTGGAGGTCGGGGCGTTGGCGTTGAACGGCAACCTGCTGTTCGCCGCGTCGCCCGCGCCCAATGGCGAGGTGTTGATCTTCGACGTGACGACGCCGCTGCAGCCGAAGTTGCTGAGGCGCTACTTCATCGAGGGCGCCGAGCCGCTGAACGGCGAGGTTCCGTTCGACGTGGTGTCGGTGGGGAACCGGCTCTACGTGAGCAACTGGACGTTCGGCGTGTCGGTGTCGGACATCACGACGCCGGCGACGCCGAAGCTGCTGGGCCGCTTCGGAGGTATCTCGTCGCGTTCGTTGGCGGTGGGCTCGGTGGATGAGCGCCCGGTGGTGTTCTCGGGTGGCGAGGACTGGGGGGCGTTCGTCAGCGTGTTGGACGTGGGCAATCCGGCGAGCGTGCTCCAGGTGGGTGAGTTCCGGGTCCGGCCGGAGGTCTCCGTGCGCGCGATGGCACTGTCGGGGACGCGGCTGTACGTGGCGCACTACCAGGACGGTCTGCGCGTGGCGGACGTGAGCAACCCCGGTGCTCCTCGGCAGGTGGCGTACTTCAACACCTACCGCGAGACGGACAAGGACCGAGGCCTGACGTTCTTCGAGGGCCTCAACGCCATCGCGGTTCCGGGTGATGGGTACATCTACGCGACGGAGACGTCGCGAGGTCTGCTCGTCTTCCGCGAGACGTCATCGCCCTGA